In Desulfonatronum thiodismutans, the genomic window CCGCGAGAGCTTCTTTTTTTTATGAAAACGCCGCAAACGATGCGGTTTATCTGGCAAACACCGCGCCCTTGGCCGCAGAAGCCGCCAAGCGGGCGTAGCGGCGCAGGAAGGGGGAAGTGATTTCCCGTTCCCGTGGCTTCCATTTTTCCCGTCGGGCCGCGAGCTCCCGGTCGTCCACCAGAAGGTTCAGCTTTCTACCGGGGATGTCGATCTCAATGCGGTCGCCTTCCTGGACCAGCCCGATGGGGCCGCCTTCCACCGCTTCCGGGGAGGCGTGACCGATGGCCGCGCCGCGGGTGCCGCCGCTGAACCGGCCGTCGGTGATCAGGGCCACGTCCTTGTCCAGGCCCATCCCGGCAATGGCCGAGGTGGGGGTGAGCATTTCGCGCATTCCGGGGCCGCCCTTGGGGCCCTCGTTGCGGATGATCAGCGCGTCGCCAGGGTTGATCCGGCCTTCGAGAATGGCCGCCACGGCTTCTTCCTCGCCCTCGAAAACCCGGGCCGTGGAGGTGCGGACCAGCATCTCCGGGGCCACGGCGGACTGTTTGACCACCGCGCCGTCCGGGGCCAGGGATCCCTTGAGGATGGCTATGCCGCCCTCGGGGCTGTAGGGCGCGGTGATCGGACGAATGACCCGGTCGTCCAGCACAGCGGCCTTTAAGGCCCGCAGATTGTCACCGAGACTGGCGCCGGTGACGGTCTGGACCGAGAGATCCAGCAGTTCGGCCTTGGCCAGTTCGGCCAACACCGCCTGGATGCCTCCGGCCCGGTGCAGATCCTCGATGTGGTCGCTGCCCGCCGGGGAAAGTCGGCACAGGTTCGGCGTGGAGCGGCTCAGTTCATCAAAGATGTCCAGGTTCAGGTCCAGATTCGCCTCGGCGAAGATGGCCGGCAAATGGAGCACGGTGTTCGTGGAGCAGCCCAGGGCCATGTCTGCGGTCACGGCGTTGCGCACCGACGCCGGGGTGACGATGTCTCGGGGCCGGATGTTCTTTTCCAGCAGTGTCATGACCTGGGCCCCGGCCTGTTTGGCCAGGCGGATCCGGGCCGCGGTGACGGCGGGGATGGTCCCGTTGCCGGGCAGGGCCAGGCCGATGGCCTCGGACAGACAGTTCATGGAGTTGGCCGTGAACATCCCCGAACAGGAGCCGCAGCCGGGACAGGCGCAGGTTTCCAATTCGTCCAGTTCATCCTGGGTCATCTGCCCCTTGCGCACCTTGCCCACGCCCTCGAAGACGGAGATCAGGTCCACGGCCTTGCCCTGCCACGCTCCGGCCAGCATGGGCCCCCCGCTGACCAGGATGGATGGGATGTTCAACCTGAGCATGGCCATGAGCATGGCCGGAACCACCTTGTCGCAGTTAGGGATGCAGACCAGGGCGTCGAAGGGATGGCCCATGGCCATGGCCTCGATGGAGTCCGCGATGATCTCCCGGCTGGGCAGGCTGTAGTGCATGCCCGGATGATTCATCGCCAGCCCGTCGCAAATCCCGATCACCGGAAACTCCATGGGCGTGCCCCCGGCGGAGCGGATGCCGTCCTTGACCGCCCGTGAGATGGTGTGCAGGTGAATATGGCCTGGAACCACCTCGTTGGCCGAGTTGACCACGCCGATCAGAGGGCGACGCATTTCGTCCCTGGTCATCCCCAGGGCGTGCAGAAGGGAGCGATGAGGGGCTTTTTCCAGGCCTTTGGTCATGGTGTCGCTACGCATGGGTACTCCTTAAAGCGGGTTTGGTTCGGCAAGATTTAAATAAATTACAAAAGTTTGAGGTCATTCTTGGTCATCTTTTTTCCCACAACGCCACCCAGCTGCTCAAAATTCCCATGCCCACGAGAACGGCCAGAAAACCCAGAATCTGAGGGGACGGCAGATAGTCCAGGCGCAGCCACAGGGGCGGGAAGTGGAGCAGGTCTCGCAGGCTGAGTTGGACGCCTTTGAGCATCAACAGGGCCAGAATTCCGCCGAGCAGGCCGAGCACGGCGCCGGTGACGAGCATGGGCAGTTGGATGTACCACCGGGCCGCGCCGACCAGGCGTAGGATTTCCACCTCGTTCCGGCGGTGCAGTTGGGACAGCTTGATGGTGTTGCCCACCACCAGGGCCAGAACCACGCCGAGAAAAAGGATCAGCGGCCAGATAACCTGATTGCTGAACCGGGCCCAACCTCGGGCCAGGTCCAATTGCAGAGGATTGAAGCTGACCTTCTCCACCCCCTCCAGGGACTCCAGATACAGATATGTGGCCTTGGCCCAGGTCTGCTGGTCGTCGTCCCGGACCGAGAAGGTCAGCAGAGCCGTGGCTGGAAGGGGATTGTGGCCTTGCAGCCAGACGAAGTCCCCGGTCCCGCCGAGTCGCTGCATGAGCAGTTCCAGGGCCTGGTCTCCGGAAAAAGTCTTGATCTCCGCGAGGTGCTCCAGCTCCCGCAAGGCGTCCCACTGGGTCCGGACCAGTTCCTGTTCCGCCTCCGGCTGCCAGTAGATCTGGAACTGGATGTCCCCGCCGGCGCGTTGCAGCTCCAGATCCAGATTATGCAGCACGAGCAGGAACAGCCCGCCCAGGAAGGCAACCAGGGTCACGGCGGCCAGGGTGAGTACCTGGATCCAGGGATGACGACGGATATCCGTCACTCCCTGGAGCATCAGCTTGAGCACGATACGGAACATCAGCGTTCACTCCGGACGGTTCATGTCGGAACGTCCATGTCCCAGTTGGTCCAGTTCACGGCCCCGTCCTCAAGGTGCAAAATCTTGGCGTCCGGCACGCAGGCCAGGATTTCCTGGTTGTGGGTGGCCAGGACGATGGTCGTGCCGTGGGCGTGAAACTGGAGGAAGATGCTCATCAGGCGCATGGCCAATTCCCGGTCCAGGTTGCCGGTGGGCTCGTCGGCCAGGAGCAGTTGCGGCCCCACCACCACGGCCCGGGCGATGGCCACCCGCTGTTGTTCGCCGCCGGAGAGTTGGGCGCAGGGAACGTGCATCTTGTTTTCCAGGTCCAGGCCCCGGAGGACCGCCCGGACCCGCCGTTCGGTGTGGGTGCGGGGCATGTTCCGCACTTCCAGGGCCAGGGCCACGTTGGCGAACACGGTGCGTTCCGGCAGGATTTTGAAGTCCTGAAACACCACGCTTACCTCCCGGCGCAGGAGGTGAATCCGCCGGGCCTTGAGGGTATGAAGGTCGAACCCGGCCACGGTTCCCTGGCCCCGTTTCAGGGGTATCGCGCCGTGGAGCAGGCGGAGCAGGGTGGTCTTACCCGCGCCGCTGGGCCCCACCAGGAACAGGAAATCGCCCTTGCGAAGCTCCAGGGAGATGTTCTTCAGGGCCCACTGGGTCCCGAAGCTGTAGGAAACGTGGCGCAGGCTGATCATCACGTTCGCGGGGTCATCCGCATTTGGTGTAGCCGCAACCCTGGCAGACGAAGCAGCCTTCCTGGAAGATCAGCTCCTTGCCGCAGTCCGGGCATTCCGGCTTGACCAGCGAATTGGTCATTTCAGCCTTGCGGCCCTGGAGATACCGGCTTTCAAGAATCCAGGACACGGCGTCCGGGATGGACAGCAGCATGTCCTTTTTCTGGAACACCGGGTGCTCGCCGCCAATGCCCTTGAGCTGACTGACGATGTCCTCCACGCCCACTCCGGAACGCAGGGCCAGGGAGACCAGCCGACCGATGGCCTCGGCCTTGGCCGTGATGGACCTTCCGGACTTGCCGATGGTGGCGAAGACCTCGAAGGGCCGCCCGTCCACCTCGTTCACCGTGAGATACAGAAAACCATAGCCGGTCTTGACCTTCTGGGTGAAGCCGTAGACCACGTCCGGTCGATCCCGGACCACGCGATGGGACTTTTCCGCCTCCTTGGGCTTGCCGCCGTCTCCGGTGCAGAGCACCTGGGTGCTTTTGCAGCCGTCCCGGTAGACCGTGACGCCTTTGCACCCCATTTCATAGGCCATCCAGTAAATGTTCCAGATGTCCTCCTGGGTGGCCGCGTGGGGCAGATTCACGGTCTTGGACACGGCGTTGTCCGTGAACTTCTGGAAGGCGGCCTGCATTTTCAGGTGCCAGATCGGCTCGATGTCGTGGGCCGTGACGAAGACCTTGCGGACGTCCTCCGGCAGGTAGTCGATATGATGAATGGTTCCTTTGGCCGCAACTTCCTCCATCAGTTTGGGGCTGTGGCATTCGGCCTCGTGCAGGGCCTGCTCGAACCAGGAGTTGGCCTCCAGCAGCCGTTCCCCGTCCATGACCTGACGCACGAAGCTCAAGGCGAAGAGCGGCTCCACACCGGACGAGCAGCCGGCCAGGATGGACAGGGTGCCCGTAGGCGCGATGGTCGTGGTGGTGGCGTTGCGAAACGGCCCCTGATTGTGTTCGGCGAAGGTGGACTCCGCGAAGGCCGGAAAGGGTCCGCGTTCCTCGGCCAGCTTTTTGGAAGCGCTTTGGGACTCGAACTGAACGAAATGCATAATCTTTTCGGCCAAATTCAGGGCTTCCTGGCTGTTGTAGGGAATATGCAGCCGGAACAACAGGTCGGCCCAGCCCATAACGCCCAGTCCGATCTTGCGGTTCATCCGGACGGTCTCGGTGATCTTTTCCAGCGGATAGCGCGACGCGTCGATGACGTTGTCCAGAAAACGGACGCAAAGATGAATGTCCCGCTTCAGGTCGTCCCAAAGGATGTCGTCCTTGCCGGAGTTCTGGACATACCTGGAAAGATTGATGGAACCGAGGTTGCAAGCCTCGTAGGGGAGTAGCGGTTGTTCACCGCAAGGATTCGTGCTCTCGATTTCGCCCTGCTTGGGGGTGGGATTGTCGCGGTTGATGCGGTCCAGGAAGATGATGCCGGGGTCGCCGCTTTCCCAGGCCTTTTGGACCAGCAGGCCGAACACCTCGCGGGCGTTGAGTCGGGCCTTGACCTGTTTTGTGTGTGGCGCGAAAAGGTCATATTCCTCGTCTTTTTCCACGGCCTGCATGAACACTTCCGTCAATCCAATGGAAAGATTGAAGTTGTTCAGATCCCCGTCTCGTTCCTTGGCCCGGATGAAATCCAGAACATCCGGATGGTCCACCCGGAGGATGCCCATGTTCGCGCCGCGCCGGGTTCCGCCCTGTTTGACCTGCTCCGTGGCCGTGTTGAAGATCCGCAAAAAGGAGATCGGTCCGGAGGCGATGCCGCCGGTGGAGCCGACCCGGCTTTTCTGGGGCCGCAGGCGGGAGAAGGAAAAGCCCGTTCCGCCGCCGGATTTGTGGATCAGGGCCGCGTACTTGATGGCGTCGAAAATCTCCTCCATGGAGTCTCCCACCGGGAGCACGAAACAGGCGGCCAGTTGACCGAGATCCGTGCCCGCGTTCATCAAGGTCGGCGAGTTTGGCAGGAAGCGGTATGTGGTCATCAGCTCGTAAAACCGATGGGCCAACTCGTCCACGGAATACGGAGAAGCCGGGTATTTGGCCTCTTCCTCGGCGATGGCTGAGGCCACGCGCCAATAGAGTTCCTGGGGCGTTTCCAGGATTTCCCCTTGGCCACCCTTGCGCAGATAGCGCTTGTTCAGAACGACTTCGGCGTTGGGCGGCAGAACGGGATGGGGAAGGTCATCGGGAACCGTCGTCGGTTCCGAAACAATGCCGGCGGCAATGGAGGGTGACGTCACAAGCGGTCTCCTAGGTAAAAAAGCATGATCGCCGCTCATCACGGCGGTCATGCGCGGTTTAAGAAAAGGGTAACTACTACTCAGCTCATCCAAAATTCGGACTGGATACCCGTGAAGGCGGGTATCCAGCTTCGGGGTGAGGCTCTAACCAAGCTGTGCTGAATAGTTACAGAAAAGGAGGTCATGGAACAGGTCGGAGAGTCGGGCCTACTGTATCATCCAGCGGCCCTGATCCACCTTGACGATGATCAGGGAGTCGGTATCCAGGCCGTTGTGGTCTTCCTCGGACAGGGTGAAGATGCCGCTGACCCCGACGAAGCCGGAGGTTTGACGGATGGCGTCCCGGATAGCCGTTGGATTGTCCGGGCCGACCTCGCGCAGGGCGTTGGCGATGAGCATGATCGCGTCCCAGGCGTAGCCGGAGTGGGTGTTCAGGGGATACTGGCGCTCGAAGTCGTACACTTCGCGATAGAGCCGGATGAATTCCGTAACCACGGCCTTTTGCGGATCGTCGTCCGGAAGCTGGTCCGCGGCCATCAGCTTGGTGGAAGGCATGTAGGTGCCTTCGGCGGCGTCGCCGGCCAGTTCCAGATACTTGGGGTCCGGAATCCCGTGGCAGTGCATCAGGGGAATGTTCAGACCCAGCTGCTGGACGTTCTTGCTGACCAGGGCCGCGGCCGGGCCGATGGTCCAGCAGATGATGAATTCGGGATTCGTGGCTCGGATTTTGACCAGTTGGGTGGTCATGTCCGTGTCCGTGGGGGCGAACTGCTCGTTGGCCGTGATGGTGATCCCGAAATCCTCGGCCAGACTGGTCAACCAGGTCAGACCGTCCCGGCCGAAGCCGTCGCCGGCCGTGAGCAGGCCGACCCGGGTCACGCCTTGGCTTTGTAAATACTCATAGACCCGGCTCACGGCCACGGAGGAACGCTGCGGGCTTTTGAAGATCCAGTCGAAGTCTCCGAAGCGTCCGCCCATGATTACGGGATCTCCGCCCACGGTCATCACGGTGGGCATTTGGCGCTGATGCAGATAGGCCTTGACCGCCATGCCGGTGTCCGTACGGGTCGGTCCGACCAGGGCCGTGACCCGCTCCCGCTCCACCAGTCGGCGGGCGGCCAGCAGAGCCTTCTGGGGATCGCTCTCCGTATCCGCGACGACCAGTTCCAGAGGGCGACCGTTGATGCCCCCGGCCTGATTGATCCGGTCCACGGCCATTTCCGCCACCAGCTTGGTGGGCGTGCCGATGAACGCCGCCGGTCCGGAGAGGGCGAAGAACGCGCCGATCTTGATGGGTTGTCCGGCGGGAGCGGTTCCGGAAACGCAGAGCAGGGCCAGGGTTGCGATAAAAGTAACAACTTGTTTTTTCATGTAAAAACCTCCTTGTGCAACGACAGGGTCAATCTTGATATTCCTAATGGATAGCCCGAGGAAAGTACACCTGAAGAAAAAGGCGGAAAGCGGGAAAAAGTGGAGCGGCGTTCAGCGTTGAAAATGATCAAAACCTTGAGATCGCATTTTTTTTCCATTGAGAAGGATTCCGGGTTCCGCCGTCACGACGCCCAATCGCCGTACCGTGGAATTTATTTCCCGCAGCCGCTCCCAATCCGTTGCCGCTACAACTCCCAGCAATGCGTAGTCTTCCCCTCCCAGCACCGCCCATTCGGCCCCGTCCACCCCGCTTTGCCGGGCAAACAGGCGCAATTCCGGATGTAGCGCCTCAGTGCCCAGGGTCAGGGAACATCCCAGGCCCGCCCCCAGGAAACGCGGTAAATCACGGGCCAGCCCGTCGGAAACGTCCATCATGCCGCGTACCTCGGGTGTCCGGCTCAACGCCGTGGCCGTCGAGACCCGCATGACGGGTCGCAAATGGGCCTGGACCGCGACGGGGCAATCCGCCGGAGTCGAGTTGTTCTTGATGGTATTTGGATTCAGGCCGCCCTCGAGAAGGGCCAATCCCAGCCTGGCCAAGCCTATTTCGCCCACCAGAAAAAGCACGTCTCCAGGTCGGGCTTGAACCCGGCGCAGAAACCTGCCGCCCTCGGGCCGTTCCCCCCAGATGGTCACGGCCACGCCCAGATACGGCGCATCGGAGAGATCGCCTCCGGCCAGATACAGGTCATGTTCCGCGGCCAGTTCGGCCATGCCGCGAAAAAAGGCTTCCCAGAATCCACGTTCCAGGTGTTTGGGGGCCATCAGGTTCAGGACGAACCCCAGGGGTTTGGCCCCCATGGCCGCGATGTCGCTGATGTTCACGGCCAGGGCTTTGTAGCCGATATTCTCCGGCGCGAAGTAGGCCATCCGGAAATGGGCGTCCTCCAAAAATAAATCCGAGGACACGCACAGGGATTCCCGGCAGTCGATCACGGCGCAATCATCGCCCCGGCCAAGAGGCAGCCGGTGGTGGGTGCTGGGAAAATAGCGGTCGATCAGGGCCAGAAAGGCGTCTTCGGAGCGAAGGCCGTCGGGATGGGGGGGGGCAAGGGGGATTGCGGTGGTCATGCGGTGAAGGGTTGGCTTGGTGTGGGCAAATTACGGTTCGTCGATCCGCTACGGTCTTTTCGCTCGAAGCGCTCCAAAAAGCAACGAGCGCATTCCCCGAGCCCCTACCCAAGTAGTTGACCTTTTCTTCACAAGAAGGAATAAAGGTTTTTTTCCACTGTTCGCGGATTCGCGTTCCAAGCCTCGCGGCTTTTCATTCGTGATTTTGGCCCCAATTTTCATCCCCCTGTCAAGGAGGTTGTCTCGATGCTGTTTTCTTTTGGCCCCGGTCCCCAAGGCCCATACGACCCGCGGGATCCATTTCCGCAGTTCAAGGTCGAGGAGATGGATTTTTCCAAGTTCCATCGCTTCCTGCGGTTGGGCCTGCTTGGTTTGGCGTTGATCATCCTGTGGTCCGGACTGAACTGGGCCCAGGGCTTTTACACCGACTGGCTCTGGTACAGTTCCCTGGACCATCAAAGCGTGCTTTGGAAGGTCGTGACCACCAAAGTGTGGTTGTATGTGGGAGCGGTGCTCGTCTTCCTGGCCCTGGCCGTCCCCAATCTGGTCGCGGTGGTCCGGATAACCGGGCGGATGTTTCCCCGGGGCGGGCACAAGTTGCCGCCGGGGATTTACGACTCCGCCCGGAGCGTGCTGATCTGGCTTGCCGGCGGCGTCGTGGCCCTGGGGGCATTCATGCTGGCCTCCGGACCGGCAGGAGAGTGGAACGTCGTCCTGCGCTACCTGCATCAGGTGCCTTTCGGCGAGGCCGACCCGATCTTCAACAACGACTATTCCTTTTACATCTTCAGCTTGCCCGCCCTGGAATTTTTCCGCTCCTGGCTGGTGGGCCTGACCGTGCTCGTGGCGATCATCGTCGCGGCCTTCTACTACATGAACAGCATCCTGCGCGGCGAGGCCTTTGCCTTCCGGGGGCCGATTCTTTCGCATCTGGCCGTCCTGGGCGCGTTCCTTTTCGTGCTTATCGCCGCGGGCCATTGGCTGTCCAGGTACGACCTGCTCTATTCGACTATGGGCGCGGTCTACGGGGTGGGCTATACGGACAATCTGTTCAACCTGCCCTCCAGGGCGTTCATGGCCGTGGTGGCCTTGGTCGCCGCGGGGGCGCTCCTGGCCGCGGCCAAGACCGGGCGCAAGGAATTGGCCGTCTGGTCCGTGGGCGCGTGGTTCGGCTTGAACATCGTCCTGGGCAGCCTGGTTCCCGGGCTGATCCAGCGTTTGGTCGTGGAACCCAGTGAATTGGCTCGGGAAACGACCTACTTGGCCAACAACATCAGCCACACCCGTCAGGCCTTTGGTCTGGAGGGGCTGCGGTCCATGAGCCATCCGGCCCTGGGCGAGGTGGACCATGCCACGGTGGAGGCCAACCAGGGCACCATCCAGAACATCCGGCTCTGGGATGAAGGCCCGCTGATGCAGAGCTACAACCAGATCCAGTTCTTCCGCCTGTACTACGACTTCCTGGCCGTGCATACCGATCGCTATACCGTGAACGGCGAACTGCGTCAGGTCATGCTGGCCACCCGGGAGCTTTCCGCGGAAAAACTTCCCACCGAGGCCCAGCGCTGGGTCAACCGGCACCTCCAGTTCACCCACGGCTACGGCGTGGCCATGAGCCCGGTGACCGAGGTCCAGTCCGGCGGCCGTCCGGACTTTTTCGTCCGCGACCTTCCGCCCACCGGGGAGATTCCCCTGGACCGCCCGGAACTCTACTACGGCCTGAAGAGCCTGGATTATGTGATCGTGAACAGCCGGATGCAGGAGTTCAATTTCCCCGGCCCGGACGGTCCGGTGTACACTCACTATGAGGGTGACGGCGGGGTCCAGCTCGGCTCCTTCTTCCGCCGCCTGATGTACGCCTGGCAGTTCAAGGACGTGAACATCCTGATTTCCGGAGAGGTCACGCCGGAAAGCCGTATCCAGTACCGGCGCACAGTACCGGAGCGCTTCACCACCGTGACCCCGTTCCTGCTGCGCGACCGGGAAGCCTACTCCGTGGTGGCCGACGGTCGGCTGTACTGGATCCAGGACGCTTACACCACCACGAATCGTTATCCCTATTCCACGCCCTGGGAGCGTCGGTTTAACTACATCCGCAACAGCGTCAAGGCCGTTGTGGATGCCTATCACGGAACCCTGACCTACTACGTGTTCGACGAAAGTGATCCGCTGATCAGCACCTATCAGGCCATGTTCCCGGACCTGTTCAAACCCCAGTCCGAGATGCCGGAGCACCTCCGGGCCCATGTGCGCTATCCCCAGGATCTGTTCACGGTTCAGACCCAGATGCTGCTACAGTACCACATGGAAGACCCGGTGGTCTTCTACAACAAAGAAGACCAGTGGTCCGTGCCCATGCAGCATTCCTTCGGCCAGACGGAAATCCTGCGGCCCTACTATATCGTAGCCCGCCTGCCAGGCGAAGAGAAGGAAGAGTTCCTGCTCATCCAGCCCTTCACGCCCATCAACCGGCACAATCTGGTGGGCTGGATGGCCGCGCGCAGCGACGGGGAGAATTACGGAGACATGATCCTGTTCCGCTTCCCCACGGGCCGCCACGTGGACGGTCCCAGCCAGGTGGAGGCGCGCATCGACAACGACGCGGTCATCTCCGAGCAGTTCACCTTGTGGGGCCAGGTCGGCTCCGAGGTCTTCCGGGGCATTCTCCTGGTCATCCCCATCGGGGATTCCATCCTCTACGCCGAACCGGTCTTCCTGCGCCCGGAAACCATTGATTTTCCGGAGCTGCGGCGGATCATCCTGGCCGACTCCCGGCAGGTGGTCATGCACCAAACCCTGGACGCCTCCATCAGCGCCCTGGTGGGCGACCTCCCACCCGTGGCCCCGGTGGTGGAGACCGTGGAAGATGAGGATGCGCCGAGGCCGCTGATTCAGCTTCCGGACTTCAACCAGGGCCTGCGGGACGCCGTGGACAAGCTCCAGGAAGTGGTGGATCAGTTGCGTCGATTGATGCAGTAGCCGTCCCCTGAACAACCATCCCGAAGCCGTGCCCGCTGCACGTCGCCCAGGCGACCAGCGGGCACGGCTTTTTTTTGTGTAAGGTGACCACCGAGATGAAGCCGGAGGAAAGGGACCGGGTTCAGCTTGGGGCCTTTGTCGCCCTGGACGCCTTGGCGCTCCAGACGCTCCATGACCAGCTCCTGCTCGCGGCAGAGATTGTCCATGCCTGGCCTTGGGCTGCCCGCCGGAATCCCTCGGGCTTGACGCTGACCGGGAGAGATGGTTTCTCGACCAAATGGGGTAGGGTTTGACAAGGTACGGTTTCGGGTACGGCCCCGGGGGCACGGAATTCGGGGACGAATGACAGCGAGCGTTGCCAACGGCAAAAGGAGTCCGCAATGAGCAAATACATCGGCGCAGTGGATCAGGGGACCACGTCATCCAGGTTCATCATTTTCAACAGGAATGGAGAAATCGTGGCCATGGATCAGAAGGAGCACGCCCAAATTTTTCCCAAGCCGGGATGGGTGGAGCATGATCCCCTGGAGATCTGGACCAATACCCAGGAAGTTATCGCCGGGGCGCTGCGCAAGGCCGGAATCCGGGGCCGGGATCTGGCCGGCCTGGGCATCACCAATCAACGCGAAACCGTGGTGGCCTGGGATCGACGAACCGGCAAGCCCTTTTCCAACGCCATTGTCTGGCAGTGCACCAGGTCGCACGAGATATGCAAGGAACTCTCCGCGGACGGCGGCGTGGATCGGTTTCGGAGCAAGACCGGTTTGCCCGTGGCCACGTATTTCAGCGGCCCGAAGATCAAATGGATCCTGGACAACGTGCCCGAGGCCCGCGAGGCAGCGGATCAAGACCGGATCATGTTCGGAACCATGGAGACCTGGGTCATCTGGTGGTTGACCGGGGGCCCCATGGGCGGGGCGCACGTCACCGACGTGACCAATGCCTCCCGGACCATGCTCATGGACCTGGCCACCTTGGAATGGGACGACGAAATCCTGTCCGTCCTGGGCATTCCCCGCCGGGGCCTGCCCCGGATCGTGCCCAGCAGCGCGGCCGAGTCCTGGGGGCCGACCATGGAAGATGGGCCGTTGGGGGACAGGGTGCCGGTCTGCGGGGCCCTGGGGGATCAGCAGGCCGCCCTGGTGGGACAGGCCTGCTTTGAAATCGGCGAGGCCAAGAACACTTACGGCACGGGGTGCTTTTTGCTGCTGAACACCGGTCAGACCCCCATGCCGTCCAAGCACGGCCTGGTGACGACCCTGGCCTACCAGATCGGCGCGGAGAAGCCGGTGTACTGCCTGGAGGGGTCCATTGCCGTGGCCGGATCCCTGGTCCAGTGGTTTCGGGACAATCTGGGGCTGATCGAGCAGGCCCGGGATATCGAGCGCCTGGCCAAGCTCGCCGTGGACAACGGCGGGGTGTACATCGTCCCGGCCTTTTCCGGCCTGTTCGCGCCCTATTGGCGGCCCGACGCCCGGGGAGCCATCGTCGGCCTGACCCGATACGTGAACAAGAATCACCTGGCACGGGCCGTGCTTGAAGCCTGCGCTTATCAGACCAAGGACATTGTCCAGGCCATGAACAAGGATTCCGGGGTGGACCTGAAAAAACTCAAGGTGGACGGCGGCATGGTCGCCAACGAGCAGCTCATGCAGTTCCAGGC contains:
- the thiL gene encoding thiamine-phosphate kinase, with translation MTTAIPLAPPHPDGLRSEDAFLALIDRYFPSTHHRLPLGRGDDCAVIDCRESLCVSSDLFLEDAHFRMAYFAPENIGYKALAVNISDIAAMGAKPLGFVLNLMAPKHLERGFWEAFFRGMAELAAEHDLYLAGGDLSDAPYLGVAVTIWGERPEGGRFLRRVQARPGDVLFLVGEIGLARLGLALLEGGLNPNTIKNNSTPADCPVAVQAHLRPVMRVSTATALSRTPEVRGMMDVSDGLARDLPRFLGAGLGCSLTLGTEALHPELRLFARQSGVDGAEWAVLGGEDYALLGVVAATDWERLREINSTVRRLGVVTAEPGILLNGKKMRSQGFDHFQR
- a CDS encoding vitamin B12-dependent ribonucleotide reductase produces the protein MTSPSIAAGIVSEPTTVPDDLPHPVLPPNAEVVLNKRYLRKGGQGEILETPQELYWRVASAIAEEEAKYPASPYSVDELAHRFYELMTTYRFLPNSPTLMNAGTDLGQLAACFVLPVGDSMEEIFDAIKYAALIHKSGGGTGFSFSRLRPQKSRVGSTGGIASGPISFLRIFNTATEQVKQGGTRRGANMGILRVDHPDVLDFIRAKERDGDLNNFNLSIGLTEVFMQAVEKDEEYDLFAPHTKQVKARLNAREVFGLLVQKAWESGDPGIIFLDRINRDNPTPKQGEIESTNPCGEQPLLPYEACNLGSINLSRYVQNSGKDDILWDDLKRDIHLCVRFLDNVIDASRYPLEKITETVRMNRKIGLGVMGWADLLFRLHIPYNSQEALNLAEKIMHFVQFESQSASKKLAEERGPFPAFAESTFAEHNQGPFRNATTTTIAPTGTLSILAGCSSGVEPLFALSFVRQVMDGERLLEANSWFEQALHEAECHSPKLMEEVAAKGTIHHIDYLPEDVRKVFVTAHDIEPIWHLKMQAAFQKFTDNAVSKTVNLPHAATQEDIWNIYWMAYEMGCKGVTVYRDGCKSTQVLCTGDGGKPKEAEKSHRVVRDRPDVVYGFTQKVKTGYGFLYLTVNEVDGRPFEVFATIGKSGRSITAKAEAIGRLVSLALRSGVGVEDIVSQLKGIGGEHPVFQKKDMLLSIPDAVSWILESRYLQGRKAEMTNSLVKPECPDCGKELIFQEGCFVCQGCGYTKCG
- the ilvD gene encoding dihydroxy-acid dehydratase; this encodes MRSDTMTKGLEKAPHRSLLHALGMTRDEMRRPLIGVVNSANEVVPGHIHLHTISRAVKDGIRSAGGTPMEFPVIGICDGLAMNHPGMHYSLPSREIIADSIEAMAMGHPFDALVCIPNCDKVVPAMLMAMLRLNIPSILVSGGPMLAGAWQGKAVDLISVFEGVGKVRKGQMTQDELDELETCACPGCGSCSGMFTANSMNCLSEAIGLALPGNGTIPAVTAARIRLAKQAGAQVMTLLEKNIRPRDIVTPASVRNAVTADMALGCSTNTVLHLPAIFAEANLDLNLDIFDELSRSTPNLCRLSPAGSDHIEDLHRAGGIQAVLAELAKAELLDLSVQTVTGASLGDNLRALKAAVLDDRVIRPITAPYSPEGGIAILKGSLAPDGAVVKQSAVAPEMLVRTSTARVFEGEEEAVAAILEGRINPGDALIIRNEGPKGGPGMREMLTPTSAIAGMGLDKDVALITDGRFSGGTRGAAIGHASPEAVEGGPIGLVQEGDRIEIDIPGRKLNLLVDDRELAARREKWKPREREITSPFLRRYARLAASAAKGAVFAR
- the ftsE gene encoding cell division ATP-binding protein FtsE, giving the protein MISLRHVSYSFGTQWALKNISLELRKGDFLFLVGPSGAGKTTLLRLLHGAIPLKRGQGTVAGFDLHTLKARRIHLLRREVSVVFQDFKILPERTVFANVALALEVRNMPRTHTERRVRAVLRGLDLENKMHVPCAQLSGGEQQRVAIARAVVVGPQLLLADEPTGNLDRELAMRLMSIFLQFHAHGTTIVLATHNQEILACVPDAKILHLEDGAVNWTNWDMDVPT
- a CDS encoding ABC transporter substrate-binding protein, translating into MKKQVVTFIATLALLCVSGTAPAGQPIKIGAFFALSGPAAFIGTPTKLVAEMAVDRINQAGGINGRPLELVVADTESDPQKALLAARRLVERERVTALVGPTRTDTGMAVKAYLHQRQMPTVMTVGGDPVIMGGRFGDFDWIFKSPQRSSVAVSRVYEYLQSQGVTRVGLLTAGDGFGRDGLTWLTSLAEDFGITITANEQFAPTDTDMTTQLVKIRATNPEFIICWTIGPAAALVSKNVQQLGLNIPLMHCHGIPDPKYLELAGDAAEGTYMPSTKLMAADQLPDDDPQKAVVTEFIRLYREVYDFERQYPLNTHSGYAWDAIMLIANALREVGPDNPTAIRDAIRQTSGFVGVSGIFTLSEEDHNGLDTDSLIIVKVDQGRWMIQ
- a CDS encoding cell division protein FtsX, whose product is MFRIVLKLMLQGVTDIRRHPWIQVLTLAAVTLVAFLGGLFLLVLHNLDLELQRAGGDIQFQIYWQPEAEQELVRTQWDALRELEHLAEIKTFSGDQALELLMQRLGGTGDFVWLQGHNPLPATALLTFSVRDDDQQTWAKATYLYLESLEGVEKVSFNPLQLDLARGWARFSNQVIWPLILFLGVVLALVVGNTIKLSQLHRRNEVEILRLVGAARWYIQLPMLVTGAVLGLLGGILALLMLKGVQLSLRDLLHFPPLWLRLDYLPSPQILGFLAVLVGMGILSSWVALWEKR